One part of the [Pantoea] beijingensis genome encodes these proteins:
- a CDS encoding MFS transporter, which produces MNTDLYTTTLKKLNAKIIPFIIICYFVANLDKTNISIAALQMNADLGLSASMYGLGVSMFYISYIIFEIPSNVFMTRVGARIWIARIMVTWGIVSVGMSFVHTANQLYIMRFLLGMAEAGFTPGIIYYISCWFPKSNRARAMSFFYMGSVAASIIGLPVSGLILNMHGLAEVAGWRWLFALEGIPAVMLGLLVLRRLPDTPAHATWLSQEQKNWLQQRLVQDSAGVEIGANHSWISALKNKTVMLLSLVWFLQAFGSIGITLFMPLIIKSMAADESNFVISLYSAVPFIFACLFMYLNGSHSDRTHERSWHMGLPLILSGLSLTLAIYSGSLMASYILLVLTVGFNFALTPIFWAVTTEKLAGVAAAASIAFINTIANFVGLGLPPVLGKIKDLTNSYHYGLLIVAVALIIGGIIGILVSRPVRTVTNKTATTHIS; this is translated from the coding sequence ATGAATACCGATCTGTACACCACAACGTTAAAAAAGCTTAATGCTAAAATTATCCCTTTTATTATTATTTGCTACTTTGTTGCGAACTTAGATAAAACAAATATCTCTATCGCAGCATTGCAAATGAATGCTGATTTGGGATTGTCCGCCAGCATGTATGGACTTGGCGTAAGTATGTTTTATATCTCCTATATTATTTTTGAAATACCCAGTAATGTTTTTATGACACGAGTTGGCGCACGTATCTGGATAGCTCGTATTATGGTGACATGGGGGATTGTCAGTGTCGGTATGTCTTTTGTTCATACCGCTAATCAACTCTATATTATGCGATTCCTGTTGGGTATGGCGGAAGCCGGATTCACTCCGGGTATCATATATTATATTTCCTGCTGGTTTCCGAAAAGTAATCGTGCGCGTGCGATGTCATTTTTCTATATGGGATCGGTTGCGGCTTCGATTATTGGCTTACCCGTATCCGGCTTGATCCTCAATATGCATGGTCTTGCCGAAGTGGCGGGTTGGCGCTGGCTATTTGCGCTGGAAGGCATTCCGGCGGTGATGCTCGGTCTGTTGGTCTTGCGGCGTCTGCCAGATACCCCGGCACATGCAACATGGCTGAGCCAGGAACAAAAAAACTGGCTACAGCAGCGTTTAGTACAGGATAGCGCAGGCGTTGAAATTGGGGCGAATCACTCATGGATCAGCGCGTTAAAAAATAAAACGGTGATGTTGTTAAGCCTGGTATGGTTTTTACAGGCGTTCGGATCGATTGGCATCACGTTATTTATGCCACTGATTATAAAAAGTATGGCTGCGGATGAAAGTAACTTTGTCATTAGCCTTTATTCAGCGGTCCCTTTCATATTTGCCTGCCTGTTTATGTATTTAAATGGCAGTCATTCAGACCGAACCCATGAGCGCTCCTGGCATATGGGGCTTCCTCTGATTTTATCCGGATTGTCACTCACGCTGGCGATATATTCAGGAAGCCTGATGGCTTCATATATTTTGTTGGTATTAACCGTTGGCTTTAACTTCGCATTAACGCCGATATTCTGGGCAGTAACGACGGAGAAATTGGCGGGTGTTGCGGCGGCGGCATCCATTGCTTTTATTAATACCATTGCCAATTTTGTTGGCCTTGGTTTACCCCCTGTGTTAGGGAAAATAAAAGATCTGACCAATAGTTACCATTATGGTCTGCTGATCGTTGCGGTCGCGCTCATTATCGGCGGAATCATTGGCATTTTGGTTTCCCGGCCTGTACGAACTGTGACGAATAAAACCGCCACGACTCACATTTCTTGA
- a CDS encoding YbaK/EbsC family protein, translating into MTTFEKLLALLNEKQANYRIIEHPPEGRTELISAIRGNAPEQAAKAMVLQVIAGAEPVRYVLAIVPGDSKVNFKEVAKRSGGKKSSFAPPEVAQALTQCVMGAVPPFSFDDRLTLLVDDRLRSVGTLFFNAGELDKSLALNVEDYFRVVGESCLGEISTPVVVNAE; encoded by the coding sequence ATGACAACCTTTGAAAAATTACTGGCCTTACTGAATGAGAAACAGGCGAATTACCGGATTATCGAGCATCCGCCAGAAGGGCGAACCGAGCTGATCAGTGCCATTCGCGGCAATGCTCCCGAGCAGGCAGCCAAAGCGATGGTACTACAGGTGATTGCCGGTGCAGAGCCCGTACGCTACGTGCTGGCTATCGTACCAGGCGACAGTAAGGTGAACTTCAAAGAGGTGGCTAAGCGGAGCGGCGGTAAGAAATCAAGCTTCGCCCCGCCAGAAGTTGCGCAGGCACTCACGCAGTGTGTTATGGGAGCTGTACCGCCTTTTAGTTTTGATGACCGATTAACGCTGCTGGTTGACGATCGCTTACGCAGTGTGGGCACGCTATTTTTTAACGCTGGCGAATTAGACAAATCGCTCGCGCTGAACGTTGAAGACTATTTCCGCGTGGTGGGCGAAAGCTGCCTGGGTGAAATTTCCACGCCCGTCGTGGTTAACGCTGAATAA
- a CDS encoding class II glutamine amidotransferase gives MCRMILARGDFSVADVMQAARAMSCGETAQHDGPIKQHPNGWGCLWLDEGEIRTLHGTGTFADALPDIDFSRIKTRFLAVHVRHATLSKNSGVQFSHPLRRNSGETEWFMMHNGFLPTIYPHLGLKESRFDSAEYLEYIVDHITPGDLNQRYLSDKMAQIAPGGSAGNAFFITKEKAWAWQWHPDDTPYPHYFTLNCYQTAETTYISSETISHLGEASKWRRMHNHELHEVNFAE, from the coding sequence ATGTGCAGGATGATTTTAGCGCGCGGCGATTTTTCCGTTGCCGACGTGATGCAAGCTGCCCGTGCCATGAGCTGTGGCGAAACCGCGCAGCATGATGGTCCGATTAAACAACATCCTAACGGCTGGGGATGTTTATGGCTGGATGAAGGTGAAATCCGCACTCTGCACGGCACCGGCACCTTTGCTGATGCCTTACCTGATATTGATTTCTCCCGCATCAAGACGCGTTTTTTAGCGGTACACGTTCGCCACGCCACGCTCAGCAAAAATAGCGGGGTCCAGTTTTCACATCCGCTACGGCGCAACAGTGGGGAAACCGAGTGGTTCATGATGCATAACGGGTTTTTACCCACTATTTATCCACATTTGGGGCTGAAGGAATCACGGTTTGATTCGGCGGAATATCTGGAATACATCGTTGATCACATAACGCCTGGCGATCTCAATCAGCGTTATTTAAGCGACAAAATGGCGCAAATCGCACCGGGAGGCAGCGCGGGCAACGCGTTTTTTATCACCAAAGAGAAAGCCTGGGCATGGCAATGGCATCCCGATGACACCCCCTATCCTCACTATTTTACGCTGAATTGTTATCAAACAGCGGAAACGACATACATTTCATCAGAAACCATCTCACACTTGGGCGAAGCGTCGAAATGGCGCCGTATGCATAATCATGAACTACATGAAGTAAACTTTGCGGAGTGA
- a CDS encoding MFS transporter, producing the protein MSTSVIAEKPTRRRYITLIMIFITVVICYVDRANLAVASAHIQEEFGISKAEMGYIFSAFAWLYTLCQIPGGWFLDRVGSRLTYFIAIFGWSVATLLQGFATGLFSLIGLRAITGIFEAPAFPTNNRMVTSWFPERERASAVGFYTSGQFVGLAFLTPLLIWIQELLSWHWVFILTGGIGIVWSFIWFKVYQPPRASKGINKAELDYIRDGGGLVDGDAPAERKQRVALSAADWKLVFHRKLVGVYLGQFAVTSTLWFFLTWFPNYLTQEKGIAALQAGFMTTVPFLAAFFGVLLSGWVADRLVRKGYSLGVARKTPIICGLLVSTCIMGANYTNDPIWIMVLMALAFFGNGFASITWSLVSSLAPMRLIGLTGGVFNFVGGLGGITVPLVIGYLAQGYGFAPALVYISIVALLGALSYILLVGKVERVG; encoded by the coding sequence ATGAGTACCTCTGTCATCGCGGAAAAACCTACACGTCGCCGTTATATAACGCTAATCATGATCTTTATCACTGTGGTCATCTGTTATGTAGACCGCGCTAACCTTGCAGTGGCATCAGCACATATTCAGGAAGAGTTTGGTATTTCTAAGGCCGAGATGGGCTATATTTTTTCGGCTTTTGCCTGGCTCTACACGCTCTGCCAGATCCCCGGCGGTTGGTTTCTCGATCGTGTTGGCTCGCGCTTAACCTACTTTATCGCTATTTTTGGCTGGTCGGTGGCGACATTACTTCAGGGATTTGCGACGGGCTTATTCTCTTTGATTGGCCTGCGTGCGATCACTGGTATTTTTGAAGCGCCTGCGTTTCCAACCAATAACCGCATGGTCACCAGTTGGTTCCCCGAACGCGAGCGTGCCTCTGCCGTTGGTTTCTATACATCCGGACAGTTCGTTGGTCTGGCATTTCTCACACCGTTGTTGATCTGGATCCAGGAGCTGTTGAGTTGGCACTGGGTCTTTATTTTGACGGGAGGAATAGGCATCGTTTGGTCATTTATTTGGTTCAAAGTTTATCAACCCCCGCGTGCCAGCAAAGGGATCAACAAAGCTGAACTGGACTATATCCGCGATGGCGGTGGATTGGTTGACGGTGATGCGCCAGCGGAAAGAAAGCAGCGTGTGGCACTGAGTGCTGCTGACTGGAAACTGGTCTTCCATCGTAAGCTGGTGGGGGTTTATTTGGGTCAGTTTGCGGTGACATCAACGTTGTGGTTTTTCCTGACCTGGTTCCCAAACTATTTAACGCAGGAAAAAGGCATTGCAGCATTGCAGGCGGGATTTATGACAACGGTTCCGTTCCTGGCGGCATTTTTTGGTGTACTGCTGTCGGGTTGGGTCGCCGATCGTCTGGTACGTAAAGGTTATTCACTGGGTGTTGCCCGTAAGACGCCGATCATCTGCGGCTTACTGGTTTCAACCTGTATCATGGGCGCGAATTATACCAACGATCCGATATGGATTATGGTGCTGATGGCGCTGGCTTTCTTTGGTAACGGTTTCGCCTCGATTACCTGGTCGCTGGTCTCTTCACTGGCGCCGATGCGATTGATTGGTCTGACCGGTGGCGTATTTAATTTTGTTGGCGGATTAGGTGGGATCACCGTTCCTCTGGTTATTGGTTATCTGGCGCAGGGGTATGGTTTTGCGCCTGCCTTAGTCTATATCTCGATTGTTGCTCTGTTAGGGGCGCTTTCTTATATTTTGCTGGTTGGAAAAGTGGAACGTGTAGGCTAA
- a CDS encoding 2-dehydro-3-deoxy-6-phosphogalactonate aldolase has translation MSWPTKTPLIAILRGIKPEEAKAHVGALIAAGFDAIEIPLNSPGWQQSIAEMVQLFGDRALIGAGTVLHPDNVDHLATIGSKLVVTPNTDSDVIRRAVAHNMIVAAGCATASEAFTALKAGAQTLKIFPSSAFGPDYIKALKAVLPPEVPVFAVGGVTPENLKDFMMAGCIGAGLGGDLYRAGQPLSRTQEKAEAFIRAYQEAVR, from the coding sequence ATGAGTTGGCCAACTAAAACGCCATTAATCGCTATTCTGCGCGGTATTAAACCGGAAGAGGCGAAAGCCCACGTTGGTGCGTTGATCGCTGCCGGTTTCGATGCGATTGAAATTCCGCTTAATTCTCCGGGATGGCAGCAAAGTATCGCTGAAATGGTACAGCTGTTTGGCGATCGTGCCTTGATTGGTGCGGGTACGGTACTTCATCCGGACAATGTTGATCACTTGGCCACCATAGGCAGCAAATTAGTGGTAACGCCCAACACCGATAGTGACGTCATCCGCCGTGCAGTTGCGCATAACATGATTGTTGCAGCGGGTTGCGCCACGGCATCGGAAGCTTTCACGGCACTCAAAGCGGGTGCACAGACGCTGAAAATCTTCCCTTCTTCGGCATTTGGTCCGGATTATATTAAGGCGCTGAAAGCGGTATTGCCGCCGGAAGTCCCGGTATTTGCCGTGGGCGGCGTTACGCCAGAAAACCTGAAGGATTTCATGATGGCAGGATGCATTGGTGCTGGTTTAGGAGGGGATCTCTACCGCGCCGGTCAGCCACTCTCGCGTACGCAGGAAAAAGCCGAGGCCTTTATTCGTGCCTATCAGGAGGCCGTACGATGA
- the ibpA gene encoding small heat shock chaperone IbpA, with product MRNFDLSPLYRSAIGFDRLINLLESNQGQSNGGYPPYNVELVSENQYRITIAVAGFAQSELDITAHDNLLIVRGAHAEEQTERQYLYQGIAERNFERKFQLAEHVHVRDARLENGLLYIDLERVVPEAMKPRRIDILSE from the coding sequence ATGCGTAATTTCGACCTTTCCCCTCTTTACCGTTCTGCTATTGGTTTCGATCGTTTGATTAATCTGCTGGAATCGAATCAGGGCCAGAGTAATGGCGGCTATCCTCCCTATAATGTGGAGTTGGTCAGTGAAAACCAATACCGAATTACGATTGCCGTCGCGGGATTTGCACAAAGCGAACTGGATATTACCGCGCACGACAATCTGCTGATCGTACGGGGTGCCCATGCTGAAGAGCAAACCGAGCGCCAGTACCTCTATCAGGGGATTGCGGAACGTAACTTCGAACGCAAATTCCAGCTGGCAGAGCATGTCCATGTGCGTGATGCTCGCTTAGAGAATGGTTTGCTGTATATCGATTTGGAACGTGTTGTACCTGAAGCAATGAAGCCACGTCGCATTGATATCCTCAGCGAATAG
- a CDS encoding EamA family transporter, with the protein MSVKDMLLALCVVVAWGVNFVVIKLGLHDMPPFLLAGLRFTLVAFPAIFFIKPPKIPIKWLVVYGMTISFGQFAFLFLAIKLGMPAGIASLVIQAQAFFTLLLGALLLSEKLKWHHFVGILIACVGMVLLAKASMENQAMGGITMITLMLTLGAALSWALGNITNKVIMRNSKAPIMSLVVWSALVPIIPFFACSWLYEGQQTIILSLMNINTQTILALIYLAFIATIVGYAIWGDLLNRYETWRVAPLALLVPVVGIISAALLLDEMLSPIQIAGALIIIAGLLLNVFGGFLTPAHRRIAERTG; encoded by the coding sequence ATGTCTGTCAAAGATATGTTGCTGGCTCTCTGTGTGGTGGTTGCCTGGGGCGTGAACTTTGTTGTGATTAAGCTGGGACTTCACGATATGCCACCCTTTTTACTGGCCGGTTTACGCTTCACGCTGGTTGCGTTTCCCGCCATCTTTTTTATCAAACCACCTAAAATCCCGATCAAATGGCTGGTGGTTTATGGCATGACTATCAGCTTTGGTCAGTTCGCATTCCTTTTTCTGGCCATAAAACTGGGAATGCCAGCAGGGATTGCCTCACTGGTGATTCAGGCACAAGCATTTTTTACTCTTCTGCTGGGTGCATTGTTGTTATCGGAAAAACTGAAGTGGCACCATTTCGTCGGTATTCTGATTGCCTGTGTCGGCATGGTGCTGCTTGCAAAAGCGAGTATGGAAAATCAGGCTATGGGTGGTATTACCATGATAACCCTGATGCTCACGCTGGGCGCTGCACTCTCCTGGGCGCTGGGCAATATTACTAATAAGGTCATCATGCGTAACAGCAAGGCACCGATTATGTCGCTGGTGGTGTGGAGCGCGCTGGTGCCCATCATCCCGTTCTTCGCCTGTTCGTGGCTGTATGAAGGACAGCAGACTATTATCCTGAGCCTGATGAATATTAATACGCAAACCATACTGGCGCTGATTTACCTGGCCTTTATCGCCACCATTGTTGGCTACGCCATTTGGGGGGATTTGCTTAATCGCTATGAAACCTGGCGTGTTGCGCCACTGGCGCTACTGGTACCGGTTGTGGGAATTATTAGCGCCGCACTGTTGCTGGATGAGATGCTCTCGCCGATACAAATTGCTGGCGCACTGATCATAATTGCGGGATTACTGTTGAACGTTTTCGGCGGCTTTCTGACACCTGCGCATCGTCGCATTGCCGAGCGGACAGGCTAA
- a CDS encoding YceK/YidQ family lipoprotein, with amino-acid sequence MKAMKKIRLASLFACCCVASTTGCSSVMSHTGASQGYYPGTRASAEMLVNDDTSWAIKPLAAIDLPFSAVMDTLLLPWDYARADDDKSEDSPRERVLKSERISATQDSLSQAAPLAANSPQQ; translated from the coding sequence ATGAAAGCCATGAAGAAAATTCGTTTAGCCAGTTTGTTCGCTTGCTGCTGCGTAGCGAGTACGACAGGTTGTTCCAGCGTGATGTCCCATACTGGAGCCAGCCAGGGATATTATCCGGGCACCCGAGCCAGCGCAGAGATGCTGGTTAATGATGATACCAGTTGGGCGATCAAACCGCTGGCGGCGATCGATCTGCCATTTTCAGCGGTCATGGACACGCTCCTGCTTCCGTGGGACTACGCGCGCGCTGACGACGATAAGAGTGAAGACTCCCCGCGTGAGCGCGTTTTAAAAAGCGAAAGAATTTCTGCTACCCAGGATAGCCTGAGTCAAGCTGCACCGCTGGCCGCTAATTCACCACAGCAGTAA
- a CDS encoding 2OG-Fe(II) oxygenase, whose amino-acid sequence MAIFNHIRVINPTMFIERTWLDDIVTARVPLLVMRGFLQPNDTHAIVENLRQCREKIRVSHYSNGALTTLGPYLAKHTAAPENYFTELRDIQPALPDSLAILKNNVYQWVKHALQLETLETAVEPQLGEYSGSIVRFHADGVANPLHNDHIVRDAAGSGLVVTQIAHQLSCVVCLQECDSGGTLRIYKKKWLPEDEKFKTQGELGYHSDVINACEICEFKPRQGDIYIFNPAYYHEIDRVSGDTRITMGFFFGLTDKKMKNAIAWS is encoded by the coding sequence ATGGCCATTTTTAATCACATTCGCGTCATTAACCCCACCATGTTTATTGAAAGAACCTGGCTTGACGATATCGTTACCGCGCGCGTACCCCTACTGGTCATGCGCGGTTTTCTGCAACCTAATGACACCCACGCCATCGTAGAAAACTTACGCCAGTGCCGCGAAAAAATTCGCGTCTCTCACTATTCTAACGGTGCCCTTACCACTCTCGGGCCCTATCTGGCTAAACATACTGCCGCACCGGAAAATTATTTTACCGAACTGCGCGATATTCAACCGGCATTACCAGACTCGCTAGCGATATTAAAAAACAATGTTTATCAGTGGGTAAAACATGCGCTCCAGTTGGAAACGCTGGAAACCGCTGTGGAACCGCAGCTTGGGGAATACTCCGGTTCAATTGTGCGTTTCCACGCCGACGGTGTTGCTAATCCGCTGCACAACGATCATATCGTGCGCGATGCCGCCGGCAGTGGACTGGTCGTCACACAGATCGCCCATCAGCTCAGTTGCGTTGTTTGTCTGCAAGAGTGCGACAGCGGAGGAACTCTGCGCATCTATAAGAAAAAATGGTTACCTGAGGATGAGAAATTTAAAACTCAGGGTGAACTCGGCTATCACAGCGATGTGATTAACGCATGTGAAATCTGTGAATTCAAGCCACGTCAGGGCGATATCTATATTTTCAATCCGGCTTATTACCATGAGATTGATCGCGTCTCAGGCGATACGCGCATCACTATGGGCTTCTTCTTTGGCTTGACCGATAAAAAAATGAAGAACGCCATTGCCTGGAGCTAG
- the dgoD gene encoding galactonate dehydratase — MKITKLTTYRLPPRWMFLKIETDEGIVGWGEPVIEGRARSVEAAVHEFSDVLIGQDPARINDLWQVMYRGGFYRGGPILMSAIAGIDQALWDIKGKALGVPVYQLLGGLVRDKIKAYSWVGGDRPADVIGGVKKLRDIGFDTFKLNGCEEMGIIDNARKVDAAVDTVAQIREAFGKEIEFGLDFHGRVSAPMAKILIKELEPYRPLFIEEPVLAELEEYYPRLAAQTHIPIAAGERMYSRFEFKRVLEAGGLAILQPDLSHAGGITECLKIAGMAEAYDVALAPHCPLGPIALAACLHIDFVSRNAVFQEQSMGIHYNKGAELLDYVINKDDFKMTDGHFWPLKKPGLGVEINEELVIERSKNAPDWRNPVWRYPDGAVAEW, encoded by the coding sequence ATGAAAATTACTAAACTCACCACTTATCGCCTGCCACCGCGCTGGATGTTTCTGAAAATTGAAACGGATGAAGGCATTGTGGGTTGGGGCGAGCCGGTCATTGAAGGGCGTGCGCGCAGTGTTGAGGCTGCCGTACATGAGTTTTCCGATGTATTGATTGGCCAGGATCCGGCGCGGATTAATGATTTATGGCAGGTGATGTATCGCGGTGGATTTTATCGTGGTGGTCCCATTTTAATGAGCGCGATTGCCGGCATTGACCAGGCGTTATGGGATATCAAAGGCAAAGCGCTAGGCGTACCGGTCTATCAGCTACTTGGCGGATTAGTACGCGATAAAATTAAGGCCTACAGCTGGGTGGGGGGCGATCGCCCGGCAGATGTAATTGGAGGCGTTAAAAAACTGCGTGATATCGGTTTTGACACCTTCAAATTAAATGGCTGCGAAGAAATGGGGATTATCGATAATGCCCGGAAGGTCGATGCCGCAGTGGATACCGTAGCGCAAATCCGCGAGGCGTTCGGTAAAGAGATTGAGTTTGGTCTGGATTTCCATGGTCGTGTCAGCGCACCCATGGCTAAAATTTTGATTAAAGAGTTGGAACCGTATCGCCCGTTATTTATTGAAGAACCGGTACTGGCTGAACTCGAAGAGTACTATCCACGGCTGGCCGCACAAACACATATTCCGATTGCCGCCGGTGAGCGTATGTATTCGCGTTTTGAGTTCAAGCGTGTGCTGGAAGCGGGGGGATTAGCGATATTACAGCCAGACCTGTCACACGCTGGCGGTATCACCGAATGCCTTAAAATTGCCGGTATGGCAGAAGCTTATGATGTTGCGCTGGCGCCGCATTGCCCACTTGGCCCTATTGCGCTAGCGGCTTGTCTGCATATTGATTTCGTTTCACGCAATGCCGTATTCCAGGAGCAAAGCATGGGCATTCACTATAACAAGGGTGCTGAACTCCTTGATTACGTGATCAATAAAGATGACTTCAAAATGACTGATGGTCACTTCTGGCCGTTGAAAAAGCCTGGATTGGGCGTAGAGATTAATGAAGAACTGGTGATTGAGCGTAGTAAAAACGCACCTGATTGGCGCAATCCTGTCTGGCGTTATCCGGATGGTGCGGTTGCAGAATGGTAA
- a CDS encoding ATP-grasp domain-containing protein: MKKIFLQIGATRDGQNPYCEVAQREGFFTVLAEMGDYVDYQSVCLSLPFDMILRVNRPESPFEVMQAYMNAGLLEHPHIVLAGFEAYNQSAGRVREMLADPLNRQCFIPPDKYAQRMALNKMNPTCPQPEFRFFASALSIRDASDALIYPCVIKPVDGGGGLGVWLVKSPQQLDKAIDKLVTTMNYGGRSFSGFIVECWLPGEEYSLQGVVSDGVPHALTYCQKLIEPVTTPEGITSFYESGHIATAADELPKAFTDLMHLCCDAFDYRQGAFHIDFILVNGVAHFLEMGFRLSGMGIVNLVKEVTDLNWAEIAFNLEQGKPFTGLTPGSAKKAIGQLRLRQPSQLSAAERWVDQHPQGCIIPPVKLPQLSVSTRSTLYADLTRHAGVLGTLRLEARDRHEVMSVFNVISTLKPLPEQRDLQCAG; encoded by the coding sequence ATGAAAAAGATTTTCCTGCAAATAGGCGCAACCCGTGACGGGCAGAATCCTTACTGTGAGGTCGCACAACGCGAAGGTTTTTTTACCGTGTTGGCAGAAATGGGCGATTACGTGGACTACCAGTCCGTTTGCCTCAGCTTGCCGTTCGATATGATTCTGCGCGTTAACCGCCCTGAGAGCCCGTTCGAAGTCATGCAAGCGTATATGAACGCGGGGTTGCTTGAGCATCCACATATTGTGTTGGCCGGATTCGAAGCTTACAACCAAAGTGCTGGTCGCGTACGTGAAATGCTCGCCGATCCGCTCAACAGACAATGTTTCATCCCGCCGGATAAATACGCACAGCGTATGGCGCTGAATAAAATGAATCCAACCTGCCCACAGCCTGAGTTCCGTTTCTTCGCCTCGGCGCTGAGCATTCGTGACGCCAGTGATGCGTTGATTTATCCCTGCGTCATTAAACCGGTTGATGGCGGCGGCGGCTTGGGCGTCTGGCTGGTGAAATCCCCGCAGCAGTTGGATAAAGCGATCGACAAGCTGGTCACCACGATGAATTACGGTGGCCGTAGTTTCTCCGGCTTTATCGTCGAATGCTGGTTACCGGGCGAAGAATACTCGCTGCAAGGTGTTGTCAGTGATGGCGTTCCCCATGCCCTGACCTACTGCCAGAAACTGATTGAACCGGTCACCACGCCGGAAGGGATTACCAGTTTCTATGAATCCGGGCACATCGCCACCGCCGCCGACGAATTGCCTAAGGCTTTTACCGATTTAATGCACCTCTGCTGTGATGCCTTCGATTATCGTCAGGGCGCATTTCATATCGATTTTATTCTGGTGAATGGGGTTGCGCATTTCCTTGAAATGGGATTTCGCCTGTCAGGAATGGGCATTGTTAATCTGGTCAAAGAGGTAACGGATCTGAACTGGGCCGAAATCGCATTTAATCTGGAGCAGGGCAAACCTTTTACCGGCTTAACGCCGGGAAGTGCAAAAAAAGCCATAGGCCAGCTTCGCCTGCGACAACCCAGTCAGCTCAGCGCTGCGGAACGGTGGGTAGATCAACATCCACAGGGATGCATCATACCGCCGGTAAAGCTGCCACAACTTAGCGTTTCCACCCGATCGACGCTATATGCGGACTTAACACGACATGCCGGTGTCCTCGGTACATTGCGTCTGGAAGCGCGCGACCGGCATGAAGTTATGTCGGTATTCAATGTAATTTCCACCCTTAAACCACTGCCGGAACAGCGAGATTTACAATGTGCAGGATGA
- a CDS encoding DUF3748 domain-containing protein: protein MKQLTFDERHHQLTNVNVWTADSQWLVYDVRPSGASFTSLTIERVHVLTGETEVLYQAKDGAYVGVVTVSPDLPARYVCIHGPEHPDSNWKYDFHHRRGVIVQNGHAENLDACDITPPFTPGALRGGSHVHVFSPDGSRISFTYNDHVMHEYDIAEDLRNVGIALPLHAVCPPKQHSREYDGSHFCVLVSKTTASPIPGSDEINRAYEEGWVGHQGYQKTDGSHQRWALAFIGDTLSSSSEKVAEVFIVDLPERLKDYALPGVAPLEGTETTLPAPPRGVEQRRLTFTDKRRFPGLVSQPRHWLRVSPDGRSIAFLMKDDCGVVQLWTISPNGGEPKQISQSHYDIQSAFSWHPDGKMVAFICDNSVMLCDIDSGELKRITARNEHAPCGDAVVFSPDGQYVAWMNDVNGFRQLFTAVVN, encoded by the coding sequence ATGAAACAACTCACATTTGACGAGCGCCATCATCAGCTCACTAACGTCAATGTCTGGACCGCCGATAGCCAGTGGCTGGTATATGATGTGCGGCCCAGCGGCGCTTCTTTTACCAGCCTGACGATTGAGCGCGTTCATGTTCTCACGGGGGAGACGGAAGTTCTTTACCAGGCAAAGGATGGTGCGTACGTTGGTGTCGTCACCGTTAGCCCCGATCTTCCCGCGCGTTATGTTTGTATCCATGGCCCGGAGCACCCTGACAGCAACTGGAAATATGACTTCCATCATCGACGTGGCGTGATTGTGCAAAATGGCCATGCCGAAAATCTTGATGCCTGCGATATCACACCACCTTTTACACCAGGCGCATTGCGGGGCGGTAGTCATGTTCACGTCTTTAGCCCGGACGGCTCGCGGATCAGCTTTACTTATAACGATCATGTGATGCATGAATACGATATCGCAGAAGATCTGCGTAACGTCGGTATCGCGCTGCCGCTTCATGCAGTTTGCCCGCCAAAGCAGCATTCGCGTGAGTATGACGGCAGTCATTTCTGTGTTCTTGTGAGTAAAACCACCGCCAGTCCAATACCGGGAAGTGATGAAATTAATCGTGCCTACGAAGAGGGCTGGGTGGGGCATCAAGGCTACCAAAAAACCGATGGTAGCCATCAGCGCTGGGCATTGGCGTTTATTGGTGACACGCTTTCCAGCAGCAGTGAAAAAGTGGCCGAAGTATTTATTGTTGATCTGCCTGAGCGCCTGAAAGATTACGCGTTGCCGGGCGTAGCGCCGCTGGAGGGGACGGAAACCACCTTGCCTGCGCCACCACGCGGCGTTGAGCAGCGTCGTTTAACCTTTACGGATAAACGACGCTTTCCTGGATTGGTGAGTCAGCCACGTCACTGGTTACGGGTATCGCCGGATGGGCGTTCGATTGCTTTTCTGATGAAAGATGATTGCGGCGTTGTACAGCTATGGACCATTTCTCCCAATGGGGGCGAGCCAAAGCAAATAAGCCAAAGTCACTATGATATACAGTCGGCGTTTAGCTGGCATCCTGACGGAAAAATGGTCGCATTTATCTGTGATAACAGCGTGATGCTGTGTGATATCGACAGCGGTGAATTGAAAAGGATAACGGCGCGGAATGAACACGCACCGTGCGGTGATGCCGTTGTATTTTCACCAGACGGTCAGTACGTCGCCTGGATGAATGATGTGAATGGCTTCCGCCAACTCTTTACTGCTGTGGTGAATTAG